The following DNA comes from Kitasatospora sp. NBC_01287.
CCGCAAGCTGGGCCTGGGTGTGCACCTGAACGCGATGGCCATCGCCGCGGCCCGCTGCCTGGGCGCCAAGGCCATGATCGGGACCTCCGGCACGGCGGACGGGCAGGACCTGTTCCACGAACGGTTCGGCTTCCGCCCCGTGCCCGGCACGCGCCGGTACGTGGAGCGGTACACCGAGGACGTGGTCCTCATGCTCTACCGGGCCGCCCGCGGCGCGGGGGAGTACACCGACCTGGTCGAGCGGTTGGAACCGGTCTTCTCCTCGATCACGGTGACACCGGAGCAGGCCCTGGGCGACCTGCCCCGCGCCCACCGCGGGGCCGGAGCGCCCGCCGTCACGATCCCCGCCCCCGGTGCCGGTCGCCGCGCGGACGCCGAGGTCTGGCGGCCCGTCCTGTTCGAGCCCCAGCGTGCCGAGGACCGCGGGGAGTTGGACGCGCTGCTGGCCTCGGGCCAGGTCCGCGAGGTCTGCGACACGATCGAGGAGCAGCTGCGCGAGCTGGTCAAGAGCCGTGACCCCGGACGGCAGTTGGCCGGGGCGCGGCTGGAGGCGGCTGTCGCGGAGCAGTTGGCGGGAGTCGCGCCGGCGTCCTACGGGGTCTGGGCGTGGTACCCGTGGTCGGGTCGGCTGGTGCACCTGCTGCCGCGCGAGGAGTTCCGGCTGGTGCGCACCGACCGCAACCGGGGTCGGATCGAGCGTCCGCAGCAGCGGGAGCTGATGGGCCGCCGGGTGGGCGTGATCGGACTGTCGGTGGGCAGCAGTGCCGCGCTCACCTTCGCGATGGAGGGAATCGGTGGTGCGTTCAAGCTCGCCGACTTCGACGACCTGAGCCTGTCGAACCTGAACCGGCTGCGCGCCGGCGTTCACCACCTGGGCCTGAACAAGTGCGTCATCGCCGCCCGCCAGATGCTGGAGATCGATCCCTGGCTGGACATCGAGATCTACCCGGCCGGTCTGACCGACGCGAACATGCCCGAGTTCTTCAGCGGTGGCCACGGCCCGATCGACCTGCTCGTCGAGGAGTGCGACACCCCCTACGTCAAGATCGCCGCCCGCGAGCACGCCCGCGGGCTCGGCATCCCCGTCGTCATGGACGCCAACGACCGCGGGCTGCTGGACGTGGAGCGCTTCGACCTCGAACCCGAACGGCCGCTGCTGCACGGCATCCTGGGCGGGACGACCTCCGAGGACCTGCTCGACCTGACCTTCGATGAGATCGTCGACCTCATCCTCACCATGGTCGACCGCGAGCGCATCAGCCCCGAACTCGCCGCCTCCATCCCGCAGATCGGCAAGACGCTGAGCAGTTGGCCGCAACTGGCCTCCGGCGTCGCGCTGGGCGGGGCCCTGACCGCCGAGGCCGCCCGCCGCATCCTGCTCGGCCAGCCCCGTCCGTCCGGGCGCTTCTACGCCGACCTGGAACTCCTCACCCGAGCCGATCGGAGCACCG
Coding sequences within:
- a CDS encoding ThiF family adenylyltransferase produces the protein MGIDGVGPGVPWRVSAFQLAAGAPEAAELVARIRGLRARILFDGGRRPDFRDGEDYVDDQELDFGAWHFVGRREVDGPPVGYVRLSTPQTARLFQSRAFLGEGPFEDLLTEEGLGTAETFEHSRLVVEHRARKLGLGVHLNAMAIAAARCLGAKAMIGTSGTADGQDLFHERFGFRPVPGTRRYVERYTEDVVLMLYRAARGAGEYTDLVERLEPVFSSITVTPEQALGDLPRAHRGAGAPAVTIPAPGAGRRADAEVWRPVLFEPQRAEDRGELDALLASGQVREVCDTIEEQLRELVKSRDPGRQLAGARLEAAVAEQLAGVAPASYGVWAWYPWSGRLVHLLPREEFRLVRTDRNRGRIERPQQRELMGRRVGVIGLSVGSSAALTFAMEGIGGAFKLADFDDLSLSNLNRLRAGVHHLGLNKCVIAARQMLEIDPWLDIEIYPAGLTDANMPEFFSGGHGPIDLLVEECDTPYVKIAAREHARGLGIPVVMDANDRGLLDVERFDLEPERPLLHGILGGTTSEDLLDLTFDEIVDLILTMVDRERISPELAASIPQIGKTLSSWPQLASGVALGGALTAEAARRILLGQPRPSGRFYADLELLTRADRSTVA